AACTTTCCTGCTTCTCTACATCCTTGCTCCGACTTATACTCCTGATAATCACTTAGTTTGATCACCTCTGCTTTAATAAATCCTTTCTCAAAGTCGGTATGTATTACTCCTGCTGCTTTGGGAGCTTTCCAACCCTTCATAATTGTCCAGGCTCTTACCTCTGTTTCCCCAGCAGTAAAATATGTAATTAAATTAAGCAATTTATAAGAGGCGCGGATTAATTTATTTAGTCCTGATTCTTTAAGCCCATACTCTTCTAAAAAGATAGAACGTTCTTCAAAATCAAGCTCAGCTATCTGCGCTTCTATAGAAGCCGATATCAAAATCACCTCTGCTTCTTCTCCTTTAATACCTTCTTTTAAAGCTTCTACATACTCATTACCAGTATGTATAGACCCTTCATCTACATTGGCCACATAAATAACCGGTTTGGCTGTCAGCAGGTTTAAGTCCCATACTGCTTCTTTGTCTTCTTCGGCTATTTCTATGCTTCGCGCATTGTTGCCTGCCTCCAGGTGTTGTTTATAACTTTGCAAAGTGCTCAGTTGTTTTCTGGCTTTGGCATCTCCAGACTTAGCAATTTTTTCCAGGCGCTGAATTTTCTTTTCTACTGACTCCAGGTCTTTTAGCTGTAATTCAGTATCAATTACTTCTTTATCAAAAACCGGGTCTACAGAACCTGCTACGTGTACTACATTATCATCCGCAAAACAACGCACCACATGGATGATGGCATCCACCTCACGTATGTTAGCCAAAAATTTATTTCCTAGCCCTTCACCTTTACTCGCTCCTTTTACCAGACCTGCAATATCTACAAACTCAATAGTAGTAGGGATTACTTTCTGAGGGTTTACAAGCTTCTGAAGAATGTTCAGACGCTCATCAGGCACTGTAATTACGCCTACATTTGGCTCAATCGTACAAAAAGGAAAGTTAGCCGCCTCTGCTTTGGCACTTGACAAAGCATTAAACAAAGTTGATTTGCCTACATTAGGCAGACCTACTATACCACACTGTAAACTCATATTCTACTTGGCTATATTTAATTATGTTTTTGTCTTAAAAATATGATACTGTTTGTACCCACTATAAAGTTCCAGATACACCACTTTTAGTATGGTATATACCGGAATAGCAGCAATCATTCCCAGTACTCCGGCGATGGTTGCTCCTGCAAAAATAACTATAAATATTTCTAATGGATGCGCTTTTACACTTTTTGAAAAAATCAGCGGTTGTAAAAAAAGGTTATCTATAAGCTGCACTGCCGCAAATACAGAAATCACCTTAACAGCCAGTATGATCATTTCGTTGGTAGAAGCTCCCAGCATTGTTGTTGACAAGCCTACAATAATACCGAAGGCTGAGCCAAGTATTGGACCGGCATAGGGTATTAGGTTAGCTACCGCAGCAAATATGGCGATAGTAATAGCATAGTTAATCCCAAATAAACTCAGCCCTAAAGAAGCTATACAAAAAATAGAAAATATTTGAAATAAGAGGCCTATCAGGTAGTTAGATAGGAGGGTTTCAATCTTATAAATAGCTGCGATAAATACCTCAAAGTAATGGTTGGGGATTAGTTTGATGACTAACCTTCGTACTATTCCTTTTTCGTATAGCAGAATAAAGGTGATAAACACTACAGCAAGTATGCTAATAAAGAAGGTACCCGTAAGAGAGATAAGCTGATTGAAAAACTCTCCAAAATTGATTGTACCAATTAACGAGAGCAGACTACTACGCAGGCTTTCTACCAGCAGGTGCTCCTCCTCTATAATTCCATTGTTATACAAAAACATTTCTACCTGATGCAGCGGGGCACTCGCTCTGTAATATAAATCCTCGTAGTTGATGCGGGTAATAATCTGTACCTGATCGTCAATCAGTGGGATAAACAAAACAATAAAGGAGGCAAAAAGCACAACAATTACGGCAAAGGAGATTAGTACGGCTACAAAACGAGGCATATGATAGCCATAAAAATGCAGTCGGTTGATATAGTTGGTCAGTGGCGAAAATATCGCCGAGAGTACAAGTGAGATGACGAAGTATCCAAAAATATCAGAAAATATCCATGCCAGTAATACAAACCCCAGCACGAATAAGATGATGTAAAGGACCCCCTTGTTGATCATAGTAGTGATGCAAAAATGATTTATACAATGAAGGTAAAAAAATAAAGCCCTAGAAGATTCAAGGGCTCACATAATAAGTTAGCTCAACAGAGGGTTTAGTCCCACTTCAGTTCATCATCAATGCTGGATCCTTCCTCATTGGTAGTAGCTTCAGCCTCATACTGATCAAAGTCGTATTCTGGCATCAACTCTTCTTTCACATGACCGATAGTATCCTGAAGCGCATTCATAAACTTGTTAAAATCTTCTTTGTAGAGGAATACTTTATGCTTCTCATAGAAGTAACCATCTTCTTTGTATCTTCTTCTACTTTCGGTGATGGTGAGATAATAATCGTTAGAACGTGTTGACTTCACATCAAAGAAGTATGTACGTTTTCCGGCCCTTACTCTCTGTGAATAAATTTCTGCCCTGTCTTTACCTTGATTATCTTCCACAACAGCTAAATTTAGGTTTTAAAGTGAGTACTTTAGATTTATTTGGTTTAGTTTGACACTAAATTGACCTAAATATAGTATAAATCCAACCATTATTACAAATAAAAATCTGTATTATAGGGGAATACAAAATTTTTTAGATTAGTGGAAAACAGCAGATTTTGAGCCCTTTTTGTAATACACCGGGCTAACGTAAAGGCTAAATAATCAGTATTAATTTTGCGTGGACCATAGTACAATAGAAGTATTTTTCCAATCACAACGGAATACATTTTTATGCTAAAATTAAAAGAGATAAGATCATTTGAAAATATAGAACTTCTGGCTAAACAGCTAGTAGAAGGCTTTATTACGGGTCTACATAAATCGCCCTACCATGGATTCTCCGTAGAATTTGCCGAGCACAGGCTCTATAATTCAGGCGAAAGCACACGCCATATTGACTGGAAAGTGTATGCAAAAACCGACCGATTGTACACTAAACGTTACGAAGAAGAAACTAATCTGAGGTGCCAGTTGGTGATAGATAACTCTTCGTCTATGTACTATCCACAGGAAAATAACGGTAAAATAACTTTTAGCATTACAGCAGCCGCAGCTCTGGCTTTTCTGCTGCAAAAGCAGAGAGACGCAGTAGGCCTTTGCACCTTTTCAGAAGAAATAGAAATACAGACTCAAGTGAAGTCTACCTCCTCTCACCTTCATAAGCTTCTTTTGCTCCTGGAAGAAATGCTTAAAAACGAGCCTAAGATGCAGCAAACTTCTGTTGCAGGCGTACTCCATCAGGTAGCGGAGAAAATCCATAAGCGTTCGCTGGTAGTTATTTTTAGTGATATGTTTGAAAACTATGAGGATAGAGACAAAATTTTTGGTGCATTGCAACACCTTAAGCATAACAGACACGAAGTCTTGCTTTTTCATGTAACAGATCATAAAACTGAACTTGACTTTGATTTTGAAGAGCGTCCGTACGAGTTTATAGATATAGAAAAGGGAGATCGGCTTAAGCTACAACCCTCTCAGGTTAAGGCTGCTTATCAGAAGCAGATGAGGGAATATTATCACGAGCTAAAAATAAAGTGCGGTCAGGCAAAAATTGACTTTATAGAAGCTGATATTAATGAGGGCTTTGATCACATACTGAGAACTTATTTGGTAAAAAGAGCCAGTATGAAATAAATAAAAGGTCTAAAGTTGAAAGTAAAGTATGAGTTAGCTTTCAACTTTTAACCTTCATAACTCAACTTATTCGTTGTGCATCCATGCTTTTTTGCCAAGTAGTTCTTCTTCAGACTCTCTGGCATCAGGGTCTTCCACACAGCAATCTACCGGGCATACAGCCGCACACTGCGGTTCTTCATGAAACCCCATACACTCAGTACACTTGCCAGTTACTATATAATAGAATTCATCAGATACCGGCTCCTGCTCTTCCGTAGCATCTACTACTGTACCGTCATCCAGCTCAACTTCAGAAAGTTCTGTACCATCTGCCCAAGACCATTCTACTCCTCCTTCGTATATTGCTGTATTAGGGCATTCCGGTTCGCATGCACCACAATTGATGCACTCATCGGTTATCATTATAGCCATATCAACTCTCGATATTTGGTTACTTGTTTTTTACTAATTTAATTAACGAATTAAATAACCATTAGTTTATTATACAATCATTTGCTGTATTTATTGAAAAATGATCAAACTTGAAAATAGAATAAAAGCTTTTGCTACAGTAGGTAAGATTCTGAAAGAGCTATCTGATGAAGAAAAAGAGCATATTTACCTAAGCGCAAAGAATGAAAACAGCTGGTTTACCGACGAAAACATTTCTCTTGCTCTGGAAGGTGTTCAGCGCTACCTGGAAGAAGATAAACTTCGGCAGTGGACTCAAAGTCTGCCAGAGCAACCTTCTTCCGTAAAGAAGGTAGGTGTAGTAATGGCCGGTAATATTCCACTAGTAGGTTTTCATGATTTTTTGACTGTACTTATCAGCGGTCATCAATTGTTAGCTAAGCTAAGCTCTCAGGATAGCTTTCTGATTAAGTATATTAGTGGCATACTTACTGACATTGAACCCCGATTTAAGGAGAAGATTCTGTTCCTTGACAAATTGAAAGAGGCGGAGGCTATGATTGCTACAGGTAGCAATAATACGGCTCGGTATTTTGAATACTACTTTGCCAAAATACCGCATATTATTCGTCAAAACAGGACATCTATAGCCGTACTTAA
This window of the Porifericola rhodea genome carries:
- a CDS encoding acyl-CoA reductase, producing MIKLENRIKAFATVGKILKELSDEEKEHIYLSAKNENSWFTDENISLALEGVQRYLEEDKLRQWTQSLPEQPSSVKKVGVVMAGNIPLVGFHDFLTVLISGHQLLAKLSSQDSFLIKYISGILTDIEPRFKEKILFLDKLKEAEAMIATGSNNTARYFEYYFAKIPHIIRQNRTSIAVLNGEESQEELKELGNDVFQYFGLGCRNVSKIYVPDHYDFKDVLDSWQAFSPISFHHKYNNNYDYNKSILLVNNEPHYDTGFVLLRETPQLVSPISVIFYERYTDNEDLKKKLDTMEDKIQCVVSQQAWYPNSFAFGEAQQPELWHYADGVNTLDFLQNLS
- a CDS encoding DUF3276 family protein; translated protein: MEDNQGKDRAEIYSQRVRAGKRTYFFDVKSTRSNDYYLTITESRRRYKEDGYFYEKHKVFLYKEDFNKFMNALQDTIGHVKEELMPEYDFDQYEAEATTNEEGSSIDDELKWD
- a CDS encoding AI-2E family transporter, which gives rise to MINKGVLYIILFVLGFVLLAWIFSDIFGYFVISLVLSAIFSPLTNYINRLHFYGYHMPRFVAVLISFAVIVVLFASFIVLFIPLIDDQVQIITRINYEDLYYRASAPLHQVEMFLYNNGIIEEEHLLVESLRSSLLSLIGTINFGEFFNQLISLTGTFFISILAVVFITFILLYEKGIVRRLVIKLIPNHYFEVFIAAIYKIETLLSNYLIGLLFQIFSIFCIASLGLSLFGINYAITIAIFAAVANLIPYAGPILGSAFGIIVGLSTTMLGASTNEMIILAVKVISVFAAVQLIDNLFLQPLIFSKSVKAHPLEIFIVIFAGATIAGVLGMIAAIPVYTILKVVYLELYSGYKQYHIFKTKT
- a CDS encoding 4Fe-4S binding protein, with protein sequence MAIMITDECINCGACEPECPNTAIYEGGVEWSWADGTELSEVELDDGTVVDATEEQEPVSDEFYYIVTGKCTECMGFHEEPQCAAVCPVDCCVEDPDARESEEELLGKKAWMHNE
- a CDS encoding DUF58 domain-containing protein, with the protein product MLKLKEIRSFENIELLAKQLVEGFITGLHKSPYHGFSVEFAEHRLYNSGESTRHIDWKVYAKTDRLYTKRYEEETNLRCQLVIDNSSSMYYPQENNGKITFSITAAAALAFLLQKQRDAVGLCTFSEEIEIQTQVKSTSSHLHKLLLLLEEMLKNEPKMQQTSVAGVLHQVAEKIHKRSLVVIFSDMFENYEDRDKIFGALQHLKHNRHEVLLFHVTDHKTELDFDFEERPYEFIDIEKGDRLKLQPSQVKAAYQKQMREYYHELKIKCGQAKIDFIEADINEGFDHILRTYLVKRASMK
- the ychF gene encoding redox-regulated ATPase YchF, with protein sequence MSLQCGIVGLPNVGKSTLFNALSSAKAEAANFPFCTIEPNVGVITVPDERLNILQKLVNPQKVIPTTIEFVDIAGLVKGASKGEGLGNKFLANIREVDAIIHVVRCFADDNVVHVAGSVDPVFDKEVIDTELQLKDLESVEKKIQRLEKIAKSGDAKARKQLSTLQSYKQHLEAGNNARSIEIAEEDKEAVWDLNLLTAKPVIYVANVDEGSIHTGNEYVEALKEGIKGEEAEVILISASIEAQIAELDFEERSIFLEEYGLKESGLNKLIRASYKLLNLITYFTAGETEVRAWTIMKGWKAPKAAGVIHTDFEKGFIKAEVIKLSDYQEYKSEQGCREAGKLAIEGKEYVVEDGDIMHFRFNV